One Myripristis murdjan chromosome 17, fMyrMur1.1, whole genome shotgun sequence DNA segment encodes these proteins:
- the LOC115375866 gene encoding gamma-interferon-inducible lysosomal thiol reductase-like, producing the protein MELPLLLILTVWVNARGVQSALPPNCSYPPSQWCSSLDSAAQCGVLKQCLERDFIRSRQTAEPVEVALYYESLCPGCRLFLVEMLFPSWILASGIMSVALVPYGNAEEKVVGHKYVYQCQHGEQECLGNTIEACVMNMTGPAAFPIIFCMESAADVIKAAESCVGVYSNVSWSSIMSCVKGDLGMQLMHQNALMTAALKPPHEYVPWVTINGEHTDDLQKQAMSNLLGLVCNKYKGTKPDTCVMGQHSQHFRSYCHNN; encoded by the exons ATGGAGcttcctctgctgctcatcTTGACTGTTTGGGTGAATGCGCGCGGCGTCCAGAGCGCGCTCCCGCCGAACTGCTCCTATCCCCCATCCCAGTGGTGCTCATCTCTGGACTCTGCTGCCCAGTGTGGG GTTTTGAAGCAGTGCCTGGAGCGTGATTTCATCAGGTCCCGTCAGACAGCAGAGCCGGTCGAAGTGGCGCTCTACTATGAGAGTCTGTGTCCAGGCTGCAGACTCTTCCTCGTCGAGATGCTCTTCCCCAGCTGGATCCTCGCATCGGGCATCATGAGTGTCGCTCTGGTGCCCTACGGCAATGCAGAG GAAAAAGTAGTTGGCCACAAGTATGTCTACCAATGCCAGCACGGAGAACAGGAGTGCCTGGGCAACACTATCGAG GCTTGCGTGATGAACATGACCGGTCCGGCAGCTTTCCCGATCATCTTTTGCATGGAatctgctgctgatgtgatCAAGGCTGCTGAGAGT TGTGTGGGTGTATATTCCAATGTGAGTTGGTCTTCCATCATGAGCTGTGTGAAAGGAGATCTGGGCATGCAACTGATGCATCAGAATGCCTTGATGACCGCTGCCCTGAAGCCTCCACATGAGTACGTGCCCTGGGTGACCATTAATGGG GAGCACACAGACGACCTGCAGAAACAAGCCATGTCCAACCTCCTTGGTCTGGTCTGCAACAAGTACAAG gGTACGAAGCCAGATACCTGTGTGATGGGTCAACACTCACAACACTTCAGAAGCTACTGCCACAATAACTGA